Within the Cervus elaphus chromosome 13, mCerEla1.1, whole genome shotgun sequence genome, the region CACAGCAATAATGGTCATCATTACTGTAATGATATTCCTGGAATGtctgccctgtgccaggcactgtgcaaaTGCCGCATGATCCTgacctcttttcatttttaccagTCATTGGTGGTGAGCACTATTTTCACACTGCCatttaatagagaaaaaagagGAGTCTCAGAAAGGTGAGGAAGCTGCCCAAGGCCCAGCAGCTGGTAGGTGGTGGAGTCAGGACTAAGACCAGAGTCCAGCGGGGGCCTATTCCTGACCAGATGAGAGGATCATGGAGCAGACAGCTGGTCTGAAAAGAAGGCCAGGGACCTTGTGCACCTGCTGGAGTGCCCTGACCTCCCCGTTCATGGAAGTTCTCTTTCACCAACCCAGGGTGGGGATCTGGCTTCCTCCACACCGGTCCCTGGAATCCAGAGGCATCATAGGTCTCAAGTCAGCTGGGTCTCCTCCAGCTGCATCCCCTGGCCTGGGAGGGGCCTTCTGCCTCTCCAGATGGCGCACaagcccccttcccaccccactgCCTGCTAGGCTCACATATAGAGCATCAGTCTCATCAGACACCTTCAGAGCCCCTCCTCCAGCTGACCCCTCCTCAGATCCTCTTATCCCAGAGCCTGACCTTGGGTGATTGACTTAGCCCATCTGAGCCCCGTTTCTCATCCTTGGTCTTGCACTTGCAGGGAGCTGCTGAGGGGGTGCAGGTGCGGGAAGAGCCTCCTGTGGAGGGGGGTCCTGGGGACCTGGGCTCAGCTCCAGGTTCCACTGCTGCACAGGGGCCCCGCCCCCTTCCTCAGGTCACCCGACCTCTCTGGGCCGCTTGGTCCTTTCTGTAgggtgacgtcaggatccctcatCCCAGGGCTATAGGAAATCACAGTGATCATTGACTGGGGACCCTGCCCAGGACCTGGCTCAGGGCAGGCCCCCAGGAGGCAGCAGGCTTTGTTCCCCTGGTGGACCTGAGGCCATGTCCTGCCTAGTGATTCTGACTCAGCAGGTCTCAGGGGGAACCAGAATCTATGTCAGTTAGGGCCTTAGCTGACCCTTCGGTACATGGAACCAGCCTTTGTCACGATACCTTCTGGTGTGTCAGCCTCTATCACAAATCAGATTTGTTTATTTCTTGCTGGAGACCCCTGATAGCCCCCAGATCTCTGAGAAAAAAATCCACACTCCTCACCACAACCTCGAGGCCCCACATGATCTGCTCTTGCCAACTTTCTGCCCTCTCCTCTGACTatccttcccctcccttcctttacTCAAACCACCCTGGCTTTCCTGCTGTTCTAGAATGTAAGTGgcttcctgcctcaggacctttgcacttgctgttagCTGCTAGAGCTGCCTTTCCCCAGCCCATTGCATGGCACACTCCCTCACTCCACTCATTCTCTGCTCACAGGTCACCTTCTCAGAGAAGTTCCACCTCTATCCTCACTGCCTCTGTCCTCATCACTCTCTACCctgctttagtttttctttggcCCATCTGACACAATATGACCATATGGCTTTCTCGCTAGAGGGTAAACTGTCTGAGGGCAGAGGCCTGCCTGTGTCCTTCAAAGCTCAGTTCCTAGTGCTCTGCATGTAGTGGACATTCAAACACTATCTGTTCAAAGAACTAGTGGTCCATGGGCATCCTTTGGAAAACCCCATTCTAGGGTCTCAGCACTTCTCCTGGAGCACAAGCACTTCTCTGCTCCTTTGagacccctccccaacccctaaCCATCCTGGCTACCCTGTCACAGTCCTGCCTGGCCCCTCTGGAATTGGATTAATTATTGACAGAATTGATCATGATCATACCTCTCCACTGTGCCTCAGGTTTCCTAGGTGTCCTTGGCCAATCCTTAACTTTTCTAAACTTGAGCTCTcttgtctttaaaaagaagaaacaaaaaataaaaataaaaaaaaataaaaagaagaaactacTAAAACTCAGCCTCTAGGAAAGCCTTTTCTGTCAATGTTTGTTCCCTATCAGATTTTTATCAGCAGAGATGACACCAGTCTCTATATACCCATTTGTCTGATAATCTGCTTTGTTGAATATCGTAGCCAGATtgaaaattttatgattttattctcttttctgcctcctgagaaatctgtatgcaagtcaagaagcaacagttagaacaggacatggatcaacagactggttccaaattgggaaaagagtacttcaaggctgtgtattgtcaccttgcttacttaatttatatgcagaatataccatatgaaatgccgggctggatgaagcacagctggaatcaagattgctgggagaagtatcaataacctcagatatgcagatgacaccacccttatggcagaaagcggagaagaactgaagagtctcttgatgaaagtgaaagaggagagtgaaaaagttggcttaaaactcaacatttgaaaaactaagatcatggcatctggttccatcacttcatggcaaatagatggggaaacaatggaaacagtgacaaactttattatctagggctccaagatcactgcagatggtgactacagccatgaaattaaaaagcgcttactccttggaagaaaagctatgacaaacctagacagcatattaaaaagcagagacattactttgctgacaaaggtctgtctagtcaaagctatggtttttccagtatggatgtgagagttgcactctaaaaaaagctgagtgctgaagaattgatgcttttgaactgtggtgttggaaaagactcttgagagtcccttagacagaaaggagatccaaccagtccatctatcctaaaggaaatcagtcctgaatattcgctggaaggactgatgctgaagctgaaactccaatactttggccacctgatgcagagaaaagaccatgatgctgggaaagattgaaggcaggaggagaaggggatgctagagggtgaaatggtttgatggcatcatggactcgatgaacatgagtttgagcaagctctgggagctggtgatggacagggcagcctggtgtgttgtagaccacagggtctcaaagagttggacatgactgagcaactgaactgaatactcttttcttatataaaattcattcattcattcactaaacaTAGACCAAAAATCTACCATGTGTGGGGACTTGAGCTACCTGCTAGGAATGGAGAATCAATGAGATGTAATTGCTTCCTGGGGGAGCTCAGGGCCAGTGGGGACTGACAGGCAGAATTCACACTAAACAGTGTGTCTTAagtagtcccttggactgtgaagatccaaccagtccatcctaaaggagagcagtcctggggtgttcattggaaggactgatgttgaagctgaaactccaatactttggccacctgatgcaaagagctgactcaatggaaaagaccctgatgctgggaaagattgagggcaggaggagacagggacgacagaggatgagttggttggagggcatcactgactcaacagacatgggtttgggtggactctgggagttggtggtggacagggaggcctggcatgctgcagttcatggggtctcaaagagtcagacatgtctaagcaactgaactgaagtgagtgtGTCAACATTCCTAGGGCCCCCAAGCCACAGAGCTCTCTGAGCCTGAAGAGATGCTTGTCCATTCCCCTACTGACTCACTCCTTCAACAAATACTTGGCAATCAGGACATGAGGGACTGGCAGCCTAGATCCAGCCTGGAAAGAGCTCACCAGCTTCCACCTGTGATGGAAATGTGGAGCCCTGATTACAGCTCCATGAGCAATGGCAGTCCGAGGAGGCCTAGACAGGAGAGGGTGCATAAAGCAAGCAGCAAGGGAGTttctggaaggcttcctggaggaagtggccTCTGAGCTGAGATGGGGAGATGGATCAAGAGCACACCAGAGAGGGATATAGTCAGACAGAAGAGCATGGTCAAGGTCATGGAGGTAGGATGAGCTGGGACCACACCACTTTGTTGCCCACATGTACAGCTCTTGGAGCATGAGTGAACACGTGTTCTTGTGAGGACATGACCCGTGACCAACTCACCAAGCTGAGTAGGGGCCAGGACTCCAGCCCCAGCTGCAGTTCCACACTCACCTGAAGTTGAAATCTTTGCCTGAATCTTAGAGGAGCTGGGAATAAACAGCAGATCAGCCGGGCCCTTGGCACAGAAGCTTGTCCCTGTGGGGGGATAGTGACAGGCTAGTCTCCTGAGATGATACGGACTGTTCCGAGGCTCCTTTGGCCCATCACCCACCCTCAGAACCACCATCAGTGAGGAGAACAACCCTAAGAGGGGAGTGTGTGGGTATCCACCCATGGAGGAGAAAGAGTTGTGGGCGTGGGAGGCGCTGTGCCTGGGGTTGAGGTCCTGGGCTGAGGCTCAGGTGTTTGCAGCCtgactctctgagtctcagtttcctcctttgccCCTTGGCTACTCAAGGTTGCCACTGAGAAacggagctgctgctgctgctaagtcacttcagtcgtgtccgactctgtgcgaccccatccctgggattctccaggcaagaacactggagtgggctgccatttctttctccaatgcataaaagtgaaaagtgaaagtgaagtcgctcagtcatgtccgactcttcgcgaccccatggactgcagcctaccaggctcctccgtccatgggattttccaggcaagagtactggagtgggatgccattgccttctccaagaaacggagtatttcctgccatatcagtaaacaaggatgtcacagtcatcagcgacTGCAGTGCTCCAATATGAGCCCTAAGGGCACTCAGGAAGAAGAACCCCTGCAGGATATGGCAGCCGTCAGATGCAGAcgcagccactccctatggtgagccaCAGGGGGCTGAGGATGTGCAAACACAGGATGTTGGCCTCATATAGCTGAGATACGTATGGGAAAGTGAACCCAGACTTGTGtctcttcccatacatagaaaagtgctagattccttaacttgggatatctggttttctttaattcacaaaactgccaaaatatttttgatgttCAGAATACTTGCCTTTTGCTGCAAACTTCCGTATAACCTGACACCCCCTTCAAGTCGATATCATGAAGCTGAAACCAGAGATGTTGATAGACATTCGTTACACCAGGGAAGGCTGAGCTCATTGGAGCCAAGCTCCAGCCTCTCCTGGGTCATTCTCTCCTCTGGGACACCTCCTGCTGTGACACTGTGCCTGTCACAGGATCACAGCCCAGGTCAATGATCTCGCCTCCAAGAAGCTTGAGTTGTGACTCTTTCAGATGTCACAAtagtttatttgttttggctgGAGTGGTTTTCCGTGGTAAATACAAATCAATAGAACTTTCAACTTTAATGCAGCAAGGACAGAAAAGTTAACATGTGCTCAGCAGAAAGCATGTTTGCAAAACTTTTGCAACTCAAAAGCCTGGTCCTTTCTGAGCTGGCTTGATGGCAGGGATGGCACACAGGTGGCCTCCAGACTGAGCGCAGAGTCAGCGTGAACATGGGTTAATGCATTTGCACCAGACTTCATTTTCTCCCAGCTTTATTCTGACTTCTCATCTACTGTCTGGACATAAACACCCACAGTCTCACTTTTCCTCGACTTCTCAGGAACCTTCAATTTTTTCTCCTGATGTTCATTAAAGGGAGGACACAGCAGGGGCTGTGATGAGGTGTATGGCTTCACTCCTTCCCTCTTTCATCCTTCATCTGTTCAATATTGAGCACCCACTTCATGCTGAGGATGCATTAAATACTGAGAAACAAAGCACAATCTCTCCCTCAAGGATTTTTTTGCTTCACATTTTTATTATGGAGAAATTCagatacatataaaaatagagaGGATGATGTAATGAATCTCACATACATGTCAGCAGCTTCAGTCATTATCAACCTGGGCCAATGTAATTTTTCCTGCCTCCCAAACCTTTTCCTCTTTTGGGTTGTCTGAAGAAAATTGTATATAAtttgtcattttgttgttgttcagttgttcagacatgttcaattctttgagaccccatgaactgcagcataccagacctccctgtccatcaccaactccccgagtttactcaaactcatgtctatcaagtcagtgatgccatccaaccatctcatcctttgtcatccccttctcctcctgccctcaatctttcccagcatcagggtcttttcaaatgagtcagttcttctcatgaggtggccaaagtattggagtttcagcttcagcatcagtccttccagtgaatattcaggactgatttcctttaggatgaactggtttgatctccttgcagtccaatggactctcaagagtcttctccaacaccatagttcaaaagcatcaattcttcagtgttcagctttctttatagtccaactatcacatcaatacatgactactggaaaaaccatagctttgactagacaaacctttgttgccaaggtaatgtctctgctttttaatatgctgtccaggttggtcataacttttcttccaagaagcaagggtctttttttttttttttttaaattttaacagttTATTGGCCAACGGAGAGCTCTCACATTTTCTTCCCACCCGGTGGTGCTATTCCTGAACTTATCTCTTTGCAAAGTCAAGCAGAGACCAAAAAGTTTCCCTTAGTACTACTCAAAATCTAAacaagtgaggaaaaaaaaatgcttatggtcagaaaataaaacttgtctCTCTGTTTagagaaaatttttctttgtacatcatattttaaaatacacttttgttttccatttaggAACTGTGGAAAACCCCTGTTTAAAAGTCTTTGGAAGGATAGCCTGTTTTGAGATGTTTGGTCTTCCAGGTTCTTGTGGGCTAGCAATGTTGAGAGGTATTCCATGGTATTCTCATTTCCTTTGAGTCGATGTTGTCTGGCAGAGCGTCTCTGTTTTCAGTTGTCTGACATCTTATGAAGAATTAGCAGAGGGGCAAGAATTCTTGCCCGATTTGTTTTCACAATGCAGCCATTTAATACCATCTCATCCAAAATGAAGTGTACTTTATCCAAATTAAACATTATATCTAGTTCACTCACTCGGCTGAAGTAGTCATCTAAAACTTCCACAAAGTTATGGATGAATTCATAAATTGCCATCTCGTTCTCTGTGTCATTAACTCCAACCACAATGAAGAGAGCTGCGTACTGCCGGTATATCAGCTTAAAGTCCTTATATTCAGTGAAAGAGCACTGTTCATTGGATCGAGAGAGACAGCTCTTTATGACTTCTGTTTCCAGAAGCGTACACTTATTAATCTCCACATGCTCATAGTACTTAGAAAGTCGGGTCTGCCCTTGTTTATTCACCATGAGGaaaaactttataatttttttttcctctggccaCTATTTTTCCAAGTATAATTCAAAAGATATGGCAAGGGGTGGCTGTAACCAGAACCTGTGCGGCTCGGGGGGTGATGGTCCTGGAGACGGCTCTTCCTAGGCCCCCCCGCCCCCTTTCCCGCAGAAGCTTGTTACCCAGACCTCACTGGCTGCGTGGTGCGGGCTTCCTTGGGGCAGCCATTTttcagcaagtgtcttttaatttcatggctgcagtcactatctgcagtcattttggagctcaagaaaagaaagtctgtca harbors:
- the LOC122706434 gene encoding AP-4 complex subunit sigma-1-like, with protein sequence MSGAQVSGANSLSLDRHPSAHHYWFNWPEEKKIIKFFLMVNKQGQTRLSKYYEHVEINKCTLLETEVIKSCLSRSNEQCSFTEYKDFKLIYRQYAALFIVVGVNDTENEMAIYEFIHNFVEVLDDYFSRVSELDIMFNLDKVHFILDEMVLNGCIVKTNRARILAPLLILHKMSDN